In a single window of the Pseudopipra pipra isolate bDixPip1 chromosome Z, bDixPip1.hap1, whole genome shotgun sequence genome:
- the LOC135406801 gene encoding uncharacterized protein LOC135406801, translated as MATETDSNCPICQDTWKDVASALPCHHQFCLGCILRWAQRNPVCPLCRKTIETIRFSDYGEGDYLETAITAPEELPDGSSMAGRAPDTLAENSPHPPGTSRSFSPQETLSQVEQEGSGSILPEDWAELFRQQEHLLDPVRPWLRQRLEGIYRGWWWVVETIESTILHGLCVYGLNAEVLIEVLELLLQEHAAPLIHSAINIIVGQCSEEAQRLMCSGAVRDENNVPVATASSSSSSYSYSRSSSFSSSSSSSSRKGTPASSLAGSDMEEEPATSEASLLPRAAATAPPLPSRVGSDCPGNPSTPQIGGPPAPRALCNPARGRPTGSAGRALAILYSRKRK; from the coding sequence ATGGCCACGGAGACAGACAGCAACTGCCCCATTTGCCAGGACACTTGGAAGGATGTGgcttctgctctgccctgtcaccACCAGTTCTGTCTGGGCTGTATCCTGCGGTGGGCTCAGAGAAACCCAGTATGCCCACTCTGCAGAAAAACAATAGAGACCATCCGGTTTTCTGACTATGGAGAAGGAGACTATCTGGAGACAGCCATCACAGCCCCTGAGGAGCTGCCAGATGGCAGTAGCATGGCAGGGAGAGCTCCTGACACCCTGGCTGAGAACAGCCCCCATCCCCCTGGGACATCTCGTTCATTTTCTCCACAGGAGACACTCTCCCAAGTAGAGCAGGAGGGTTCAGGCAGTATCCTGCCGGAGGACTGGGCAGAACTTTTCCGTCAACAAGAGCATCTCCTGGACCCTGTGCGGCCCTGGCTACGCCAGAGGCTGGAGGGAATATACCGGGGCTGGTGGTGGGTGGTAGAGACCATAGAGAGCACCATCCTGCATGGCCTCTGCGTCTATGGGCTGAATGCAGAGGTCTTGATTGAAGTGCTGGAGCTTCTCCTCCAGGAACATGCAGCACCACTGATCCACAGTGCCATCAACATCATTGTGGGGCAGTGCAGTGAGGAGGCCCAGAGACTGATGTGCTCTGGTGCAGTCAGAGATGAGAACAATGTCCCTGTGGCCAcagccagctccagctccagcagctaCAGCTactccaggagctccagcttcagcagctccagctccagcagttcCCGGAAGGGGactcctgccagcagcctcGCAGGCTCTGACATGGAGGAGGAACCTGCTACATCAGAggcctccctcctgcccagggcagcagccacagcccctccGCTCCCATCCAGGGTAGGGAGTGATTGCCCGGGGAATCCCAGCACCCCCCAGATAGGAGggcccccagctcccagggctctcTGCAACCCTGCAAGAGGCCGCCccactggcagtgctggcagggctCTTGCAATTCTTTAttcaaggaaaaggaaataa
- the LOC135407553 gene encoding serine/threonine-protein kinase PAK 3-like, with amino-acid sequence MQTQGELFQTQQQLEQQEEEQKENGQNIKTKLQAQLPEAQRKTKAAEERHEEKTKSIQDEMNLFQQSGDLQNEMRETVAGTPVKRLSLPLCLQNSREKLQAELQRAWSEIKAMGERHEEEMKNIQEDVNLLLQQKETLRKLVEELASHLAAPKLSQQVIGNKAQQGQRKGQEWPREEVLEVEHLQKMMEEKKTQDEEIYIDSIIEPTAAVASSKEASTPQPENLTTSSWLSSDQVEAFLQDMVEEASLNILRRMVSVGDPLQKYIELENIGSGAFGAVCKALDTATGGQVAIKKISLQETSKELTLNEIEVMRTNRNSNIVNYLDSYIVEEELWLVMEYVDGGTLYDVISETCMSEGQMAAVSRECLQGLYFLHSNGVIHRDIKSSNILIRTDGSVKLADFGLSAQLSLDQSYRNSVIGTSWWMAPEVVISKPYGPKVDIWSFGIVGLEMVEGEVPYQNETSVLAQYLIATGGAPKLKNPKQVSAWLRDFLTCCLETDQDRRWSAEELLQHPFVESAKPASSLVPLITAVKKWKEETRLQQPVEDHFLQWQL; translated from the exons ATGCAGACTCAGGGAGAGCTGTTTCAAACCCAGCAGCAGCtagagcagcaggaggaagagcagaaagaGAATGGGCAG AACATCAAGACAAAACTGCAAGCACAGCTGCCTGAAGCTCAGAGGAAGACCAAGGCAGCTGAGGagagacatgaggaaaaaacaaaaagcatccAAGATGAAATGAATCTATTTCAGCAGAGCGGGGATCTGCAAAACGAGATGAGGGAAACAGTGGCAGGAACTCCAGTCAAGAGACTTTCTCTCCCCCTCTGCTTACagaacagcagggaaaagctgcaagCAGAACTGCAGAGAGCTTGGAGTGAGATCAAGGCCATGGGAGAAAGGCAcgaggaagaaatgaaaaatatccaAGAGGATGTGAATCTCCTACTGCAGCAGAAGGAGACACTACGAAAGCTG GTGGAAGAGTTGGCGTCTCATCTGGCAGCCCCCAAACTGTCCCAGCAAGTGATTGGCAACAAAGCTCAGCAAGGTCAGAGGAAGGGACAGGAATGGCCaagggaggaggtgctggaggtTGAGCACTTACAGAAGATGATGGAGGAAAAGAAGACTCAAGATGAGGAG ATCTACATAGACTCTATCATTGAACCTACTGCTGCAGTAGCATCGTCTAAAGAAGCCTCCACTCCCCAGCCTGAAAACTTGACAACGAGCAGTTGGCTCAGCTCAGACCAGGTGGAAGCTTTTCTGCAAGACATGGTAGAGGAGGCGTCCCTGAACATACTGA gGAGAATGGTGAGCGTGGGTGATCCTTTGCAGAAATACATTGAATTGGAAAACATTGGCAGTGG GGCTTTTGGAGCTGTTTGTAAAGCACTTGACACTGCCACTGGAGGACAG GTGGCCATAAAGAAAATCAGTCTTCAAGAAACCAGCAAGGAACTAACTCTTAATGAAATCGAGGTCATGAGGACAAATAGGAATTCCAACATTGTTAACTATTTGGACAG cTACATTGTGGAGGAGGAACTCTGGCTGGTCATGGAGTACGTGGATGGAGGCACTTTATATGATGTTATCAGTGAGACATGCATGTCTGAAGGACAGATGGCAGCTGTCAGTCGGGAG tgCCTGCAAGGACTATATTTCCTTCACTCAAACGGGGTGATCCACAGAGACATAAAAAGTTCAAACATTCTCATCAGAACAGACGGATCTGTCAAGTTGG ctGATTTTGGCCTCTCTGCTCAGCTCAGCCTTGATCAGAGTTATCGAAACTCAGTGATTGGGACTTCTTGGTGGATGGCACCAGAAGTTGTGATAAGCAAACCATACGGTCCCAAAGTGGATATATGGTCATTTGGCATCGTGGGACTGGAAATGGTGGAAGGAGAAGTTCCTTACCAGAATGAAACATCTGTTCTG GCTCAGTACTTGATAGCCACCGGAGGGGCACCCAAGCTGAAGAACCCCAAGCAAGTTTCTGCTTGGCTGCGTGACTTTCTGACCTGCTGCTTGgagacagaccaggacaggCGCTGGTCTGCTGAGGAACTCCTGCAG